The [Actinobacillus] rossii genome contains a region encoding:
- the murI gene encoding glutamate racemase: MTDKTTILFFDSGVGGFSVYREVLDLLPQHHYLYAFDNEIFPYSEKTEELVIQRTVSVCKKINETYPLDLIVIACNTASTVVLPALRKIFDIPIVGTVPAIKPAAQISQTKHIGLLATKGTVKRPYVDELIHQYASTCQVEKLGSTKLVEIAQDKIQGDSVDLIALCDELSKWKNIDHLDTVILGCTHFPLIKDEIQICLPQVKYFIDPGLAIAKRVAYLLENVKVRSKSETKNLIFCTKQFEIQNKFMQSLKNRWGFEKLIVLNLDE, encoded by the coding sequence ATGACAGATAAAACAACAATTTTATTTTTTGACTCGGGAGTCGGCGGCTTTAGTGTTTATCGTGAAGTACTCGATCTTCTGCCACAACATCATTATTTATATGCTTTTGATAATGAAATATTTCCTTATTCAGAGAAAACAGAAGAATTAGTGATTCAGCGTACGGTATCGGTGTGTAAGAAAATTAATGAAACTTATCCGTTGGATCTCATTGTTATTGCTTGTAATACCGCAAGCACTGTAGTTTTACCTGCATTGCGTAAGATTTTTGATATCCCTATTGTTGGTACCGTTCCAGCTATTAAACCCGCTGCTCAAATTTCTCAAACCAAACATATTGGTCTATTGGCGACAAAGGGGACGGTGAAACGTCCTTATGTTGATGAGCTTATTCATCAATATGCCTCTACTTGTCAGGTTGAGAAATTAGGGTCAACGAAATTAGTGGAAATTGCACAGGATAAAATTCAAGGAGATTCGGTAGATTTAATCGCTTTATGCGATGAATTGAGTAAATGGAAAAACATTGACCATTTAGATACGGTCATTTTAGGTTGTACGCATTTTCCTTTAATTAAAGATGAAATCCAAATTTGCTTACCACAAGTGAAATATTTTATTGACCCTGGATTAGCCATTGCAAAACGTGTTGCCTATTTACTTGAAAATGTAAAAGTGCGGTCGAAAAGTGAGACGAAAAATTTGATTTTTTGCACAAAACAATTTGAGATACAAAATAAATTTATGCAATCGCTGAAAAATCGTTGGGGATTTGAAAAGCTAATTGTATTGAATTTAGATGAATAA